The following nucleotide sequence is from Xiphophorus maculatus strain JP 163 A chromosome 22, X_maculatus-5.0-male, whole genome shotgun sequence.
TGAGCAGAGAGGCTGCGAGCATGCCGCTCCCTAATCTGCTCTttctccatctcctccttcAGAATGAGTTTTCCCAGACCAGACTGAATCTGCACagtcaaaaccaaacattagtCCAACGCCAAATAGCTTCAGAGAATAAACTAAGACAGCTATGCAGTATTTACAGTAACAGGAATCTAAATATTATCCAACCAACCTTACTGAGATGCTCTTCCTGAAGTTGCTTTCTTTTCAaagcctcttcctcctcctcttctctagACCGCCTCCTCCCTTCTGAACCTACAGGATTTTAGCGAAGTTACAAAAACCGTCATAAGACTTAATTACACCTAACACAGAACTCAATCAAACCTGTGTTGTTTAAGAAGACCATGCCTTACAGACACGTCCAGtgaaaagtttacatacactcattTAGGGCTGATTAATTTaggtattttcttatttaagtgAACCATTTTTCCCAGGGTGGAACCATAAGACACCAAACAACCtcactaattttaaaaaaacaaaggaactgGAAGAACAAATTTGAATCTAGACTCCATTTTGTGTAACGTCTAAATACGAAGGCTCAAATCTAAAAATTAACCCAGACAAACGTTCTTGACATAGTATGTGGAGCTCATTTGAATTGATTGGTTTCTTGGTACGGACTCTACTTTTaagcataaaacataaaattttaacatagTTCAATTGAAACCATTCCAGAGTTTAATGTCAACCTGCTTCAGATTTCCCAAAACCAATTTTGATGTGATGGGATCCTTGTCTTGTTGAAAGATTCAGGAGCTGTCAGGTATTTTTTTGGGTGGAATCGGACCCAGGTTTGTAGGGTTGCAGGAGGAGGACTGGTGACTCTTCACAGACGTCAAAGGGGAAGAGGAAGTCAACTGTTCTATAATTTTCCCCAGCTGAGGTAAGTCAGAactcataaataaaaactctaaTGAAGGAAGATAACGTAAAAGTGAATCCTCAAAGCTGACTATGGATGATAAAAGGATTCATTGTTTCCCACTTGGTTGACATGGTAACACTGGTGTACCAGTGTTCAACccaatttctgcttttatgcAGCCGTTTCACCCTGGGAAAAGAATggctaaaataaatacatagacACCTGTAATTATTATGACACCTACAAAGAGAGGATGTGAACTTTTCACCAGAATTATTTGTTGAGggcatagaaaaacaaaacaaacatggctgactCAATGACTAACAGGTGGACGCTTTAACACAAGTCTGAGACAGAGCTGACGAGACAGACAAACAGAGAGAGACTTGTTGGACTATTTGGATACACAGATGTCACAGCTAAATTACACAATTTAGAGGATGTCAAATACACAGAATgtaagacagacagacaaaagtTTGAAGTCAGTCTCAGTTATCTCTGTCCAGGTTATTTGTGATGCTTTTATGATTAGCTGAAGCAATAAAGCAAGACCTCCTGAAGCAGAAAATAAGACGGCAGCAACAGAAACCAACCACGCCTTCACTCAGCGCAAGCAAAACTTAAATGGCAACTGATGGGTAGGTAAAGGAGTACACTGGGGGTTAATGGGGGGAGGCAGGTAAGCTGGGGGTAGGAAACAAGCAGAGCTCGGTCTGGGTGAGCTTTTATTttaccaccagggggcagctGCGCACACACAACCAACTACCGTACCTAAAACAGCGAGAGAGTGGGGCCAACAGTCACCCTCACTCCGGGAGCTGTCATCCAGGGAGGGAGCATGGGCAGCAGGGAAGGTGGCGGATCTGATGATGTCCTCACCAAACTTGCTTTGCTGAGCTACGGCAGCTGTATCTAGGTTGGTAACCATGGGAACTGAACTATCAGTGTCTGGGTCACAGTCTCAGCCACAAGGAAATCTCTTAGCGCCACAACATTCAGTACTGGGTCATGTGCCCACAGTGCAACAATGACTTTCCCTAGCAAGTCACTGCGTATCATGCAGAGCAATAAAACAAGCTGGAGCAGCTAATCCAATTCATTGAGAAGGAAACTTAATGTCTATTTAAGAGAGCAAACTCTGCAACCCAATAACATCCAAAATAGAGCTGCGACATTTCTGTTCAGAGGTAAAAGCTTAGTGAATAAGTTGTTAAagacacataatttttttattactatcaATAAAACATACTTCCTCCACTTTAAACTTGAAAACTGATAGATTTAAACAGAGTTGAGTTTGCTGCAGGCAGGGGAATACAACAAGAAGAATGCTGTTTCAACCTAAAGCATCGAATAGgtaaaagtaaactaaaataacaGCTCCAATCTCACCTTTAATTCATGTGGGGAAATATTCTGACAGCTGATGTGCTTAATCACACTTAACATGTCATTGGGTCAATTCTGGGTCAAACATTTCAagctcattttgattttttgtcaATTAAAAGAAGGAAATTATGTGAACTGGATCAGTTTTGGGGGGAATTTAACCAAATTTAATAACAATTTATATGAGCAAAGAAAACAGTCCTTATTTGAATAAGCTAGCAAGCTCGGGTTGCAAATTCTACCCAATGAAATccaataaattaatatattaaaGCCCATATAATATTATAGTTTAGCTTGCACAATGCTGCTCATGAAGAATTAACATTATCGCCTACTACTGCAACCCAGCAAGAGTTTTGCACATTGTCTTATCCGAGCCACAATCACACCATTTTCAGAACTTGTTGACATGGACAAAGTGCAGTGTAGAAGCAAActacagacagaaaaagattAGAGACAGACTTCAAACATCACACTGACACTGAAGGTGACTATGATTAGATGACCACACTGAGTCAACTGGGTTCAGTTGAGATTTTTTCTCCAacatccaaaaatgttttttgggttttttttttatatttaatactcaaaattgtttgcatttttatttactccTTAGCGCTTAGATAGAACATATCCAGGAATGGGAATCACaactattaaaaacatttctgttttaataatcGCTCAGTAAggaattttcagttttcttgaaTTATTATTCTGCAAAACAAATCCTGAATTAGGCAGAAAGTTACCGTGAAGTTTGTAGATGGGCGGTTTTCTGTAGATGTTGATCCCCTGAtctgaaagcaaataaaaacagaaaaacttcacttagaaaactgctttttgaatttacttaaattatttttgcctgGTATTAAAATTGTTGGATGAGCTGATACATTtgagtgtgacaaaaaagcaaaaacacaagacatCTGCACTTGTATATCATGTTTATAAgccaactttatttttttatacatattttgtGGCTGTAGGTCTAAAAGCGGATCCTTTATGGCgtagagagagacagaaagaaacaaaccaaTTGAGACAACAACATAACAGAAATGCAAAGAGAGTCAACAGGACGAGCAGTGACAGGGTGCGCTCCAGCTCCTACCTGGGACGTGGAAATGTTTAGGGGTCTGAGAGAGAGGCGGGGTGACCGGCCGGCTGTCGGGCCTGAGCGGCAGGGGGGAACTCCGGCCACTCGGTGGGTCGGGGCCTCCAGTGAGAAGAACCAAGAACAGAACATGAGCAGGTTCACTGAAGTCTGAATTGCGCAACACACAGGGGCCAAAAGGACCAGGTGAGGGGATGCTGGATGAACAAGACGCATTCTGGAAAACCCAATTGATGGAGTTGAACAGATGCAGCTCAAACTAACAGATAAAGTGCTCTGGAGACGGTAAATAATCTAGGTTAATCATAGGAGCTTTTATTCAGGAAACTAATTCCTCACAGCAAGCAGCAGCTAACCTTCATAGTAGAGGGGAGAAATATTTGTGCCCTGtgaaattttccacattttctcatatTCAAGCCACAAACTGACTCGTGTTCGCTAACAAACCTTCAAGGCTTTTATAAGTCACTCTGTCTTCTGAGAGCAACTGGTTGCATTGCTTTTTCCTAGGGAGCAAAAGTGAAGCTGAATGCAattgcatgccacacttttcagagtttatATTGCAAAACGTTtgaaaaaacatgcatgttatGTACCTCCTTGTGTTCTAATTGAACACATTgaactttgtggttgtaatgggacaaaatcaaaaaatgttctgaatgaatgaatatttcTGGAGGGCAGTACTCTTCTTAAGACAAACTACAGGTGTGGTTCTGACGGGATATGGAGATGGATCCGGGTGACAGATGACACACTGATGAGAGGCGGCCATCTGACTGAATGGAAATGACGTGTTGCTTCAAAACTGGGCGTCAGACACATGTGACTTAGGCCCCTTACCTTGGCTATGGGGCAGGAAGTGGTGTCTGAAAGGGGAGGTGGGACGAGAGTCACTATTTCTGGAGCCCACACTGTTACTGCACAGGGAGGAGCAGAGCTTCTGCATGCCTGTCAGAGCTTCTGCAAGGAGGGAGGAAAGGTGTGGGGCAGAAACCCCAGCGCCAGGCAGCAGAAGTGGACaatgtgaggaagaggaggaggaggaggaagtaaAAGGGTGAGACGGCAGGGGGCCAAAGGAAAGGGGAGAAATACATgaatcaaatgtgaaaaagaaataaaagacaccCAAAGTGAAAGGTAAGAAGTAGGGGGGGAAAACAAGTGTTAAACTTAAAAGGTAGTAGGCCATTTTGCCCCCTTCCTAGTTTGTACCATTACTTCATGCTGTTGCCATTTCACCCTAACCAACCTTCCCATTCACAATGTGCCAATAATTTTACCATTGtactgaaaaaacagaaagtcttaTCAAggatttttggtctagtttctagagcaaataacttagtgcacttgaaataaaacaaaactaacttacaagtaactttccagcaagttataggagcttattttaagtgcatGGTTCCTTAATATAGAATTGAAAGAAAAGTACTAGATTATTAACTTAGCGCATTAGTGATTTTGCTaacttagaaaacattttatgtttgctGTGCCCACcactgtacatttatttatattaattactGGAAATTACATTAACTCATTGCTCCTGAATCTCCAAACAGAGGTAACAACTATCTAATAGAGGTAACATATTGACCCTTAAGAGATATTCCACCAAACCAATTTTTCATCACAATGAGGAAAGTGAGCATGAATCAATTTCTAGAAGATAAACGTCATAATAAGCCTgaaatcatttgttttgaaagaaaaaaaacaaaaacatgaccaAACCTCCACATGCTAATCTCTTCGAGTACGCACCAGGTCTGTGAAAATGCTGCGGTGATCGTGATAGGGTGGGAGTGTAACCATGGCGATTATACACCGGGGACCCTATGGAGCCTTGACTGGTGGATCTTTGGAGAATGCGGTCCCTCCTGTCGTAAAAACTCTGTCACACATGCACAGAttgggaaatgttttattgagatCATTCACATTGTAATTCACAGAGCGAAGGGAAACGACTGGCTCACCTCAGCTGATGGGGTTGGCGACATGTTTCTTGACGacttgaaaaataaagcaaacagttCTGATTCAGaacagctgttttttgtttgtttttttataacaaagaataaatataatttatatttcctttttcattCATTGAGTAATTATTACATAACTTTCATAATAATGTTCATTGGAAGACGTCTTACCTTATCATCGGGCATCGGGGAACGCTCCCGTCTAGCAGAGTGGAgctgagcaaaacaaaacagttgtctcaaggaaaaaattaatttctttgcTCATCTTTACCAGCGTACTAGATATTTTGGTGTGCATTtagcagaagaagaagcatGCAGATATTGTATTTACCTCTCCCACACACTCTCGTCTCTCATCTTTCTCGTCCAGGGCGGTTGTGTACATAGGTTCGTACGTGATAAGATCGGGGCGCTCAATGTCATAAATGGCTTTGACTTTTGGAATGGCAGCTAGGTCTCTGTAATCAAGGATCTCATTGTCTACTTTTGCCTAGGAAGACaaatatgcaaacacacacaagaatAAAGGGAGATAATTGAGATTTGAAACTCtatctaaatatatttagaCATGCACAGCATGTCAGCGGGAGTTTCTCACATAGATGGTGTGACCCGGTGAGCCAGGTATGCTTGAACCAGGTCTGGAACAAATGCTCTCAGACGACGACCTCGTAGGctatgaaatacaaaaacatgagtagattttttttaaaaactatctGTAAGTCACTCTTTTAACACAATCCACATCTAGCTGCAATCTGCAAATCCAACTACATTTCAATTCATTAGAATatcactgaaaagttaatttacttCACCAAATGAATTAATGTCAAACTCACATACTATATAGGTCCATCACATACAGGGTGacatattttaagtatttacttcTGATCATTTCAGTGATTATggtttacagctaatgaaaaactaaaatttagtttctcagaaaatgtaaacattactTAAGAACAACGAAACCAGCAGCACAGAATCTTAACAGTTATACAATAGACATTCATTGACACCCTCACATGAAAAATAAGCCACGAAAAGTCTTTGCAAAAGAAGTTCACTGTTCTCAGAGAGCTGTGTCCAAGCGTACTAAcaggaaagtttagtggaagaaaacatgtggtagaaaaaaagtgcaaaagcaTCAGAGATGTTTGCAGTTTAATGTTTATGTGATATCTgaggctccttttgcatgaattactgaaTCAGTGCAGCGTGGCATGGATGCAATCAGATATGCTGAGGCATTAAGAAAGCCCAGGTGGCCTTGATAGCCTTCAGTTCACCTCCATTGTTGGTTCTGGTGTCCACTAAACAAAGTCAAATTAGTTTTCTATTCAGCCCAGGTAAGACACTTTTGACATTGTCTCTGATTCAGAAGTGGCTTAAGATAAGGAATGTGACAGTAGTAGTAAATGTCTTTTATGTGTGTGGTGGACCTTGTTAATCTCCCCTAAACTCTAGAATCACCTTATTTTGCAATCCCCTCTATGCTTCAGCTGTTCCTGTTATTTGTGTAGCTTTCTTTAATAgaccttttccttccactaagcTTTTTGCAGTTTGTTAACAGCCATCTTCTTTaacaatgaccttttgtggcgTGCCCTCTGACAATGTACTTGCTTGAAAACTCATAAGCTACCAGAGTTTCTCATGACTTTGTCAGCCATAGCTTTACTGTAACAATACATTTCTATACTGATGGTTTTGTTGATCTAATGagatatttataattttctaagaaactgaattttgggtgTCTTAATGGTGTTCTAGTTTTTTGGAATGCACTTGTAGATTATTATCCAATCCCCCTGAACAGTTCACATTAGGCTAGTTAAATGAGCAATGAAGGGGGAACCACCTTATATCTTACAGCAAGGTTGTCCAAATCCAGTCCTGGGGAGCTGCAATTCTGCAACTTTCAAATGCATCTCTGCTCCAACCCATCTGAATCTAAAGAATGGTTCATTGCAACGTTTTGATTCAGCTGTGTTGCAGCAGGGACGTGTTTAAAAGTTGCAAGACATAATAGTTGGTCTTCTGCACTCTGGTCTTAAAGTAACCTAAGCTACTTAATACTAACATGTCATCTCATGATTAGTTCATTCATTTGCAAATTTTGCAAAGTGAATGAGTGCTTTAGCTCTGCGGTTTGATGATCTAAAGAGCCTCATGCTTGGAGATGAGAAAGCTGAatggcggcggcagcagcaggtctgAATCAGATGAGTTTTGGGTAAATGGaggttttgtaaaaaattactcaaaacTCAAAAGTTTTCTCCTCCACCAAATGTGTGCCTCTTTGTCTCATCATGCAGCGTAGAAGTGAAGAAGGTTAAGTCCGCACTGAATGGCTGAGCCAGAGAGCGGGCACTGCAGGCTGtctccagcaggtggcagtatgtAGTGATCTGGGTCCTTAATGTATGTGGTGGAAATACAGAATGATGCCATCTGATAGCCAATACTGAATACAGTACCTGCCTTTCTGTTTGTTGGAGGAATAAGAGGGACGGAGGCAACAGCTGTGGAGGAAGGGAGAGGGGGGGGGGTTCACAGTGCCTCTTCTGCCCAAGAccagttcacacacacacacacccacccacatgtaaatatgaacaaataaacacacgcacacagccTCGACAGTGCCCAAGCAGGCAAATTATTTTAACCACAGACGGTTAAAGTTTAACAAGTCCATCCAGGGAACGACAAGAGAGCAGGTTGAGTTTGTTACACATTCTTAATCTCTACCTTTTCCTGGAAAATAATGTCAAGAGGGCTAAACAGAAaggcaacaggaagtggcaTATAAATAATTCCCAAATTCCTACCCGTTCTCTGTGTCTCTCCTCTGTTCTGGTGGTGTTCTTGCACCCAGGATGCCACACTGTTGAGCCTTGGAAGCAAGATGGAAGGCAATTATGTAAGCCCATAATTCAAAGAATTATTATCAATCATCATTAAAAGCCAAATCTGTGCCAAAAAAAGAACCAATATTCATGAACTCTACAAATTCTGACAAGAATGTTGATCAAATATTCCTCCTTCAACAATTATGTGGGAAAATTGTTGATAGctgcatgtgttttatttgactaaaaataaatgtatggaTGAGTTTCTCAAGATCTTGCTGGGATATTAGTCCTTTGACcttagaaatgttcttcaggtgataaaatgccgactttgtaattgtctttatttgtCTCTGAAATTTCAGGTGTTGGTTAGGTTAGGTTTAGcctatataaattaattaaaaatacatttaaatcaatGGAAAATCTTTGTGGAGATAGAAAGATGTGCATAAAATATACCCATATGGACAtacacttttaatttttaaattaccaATTTGTTGATAAACGCTACTTAAGTTAATATAAGACAAATTAGGCATGTGGAGAATGAATCACATTATTTGTAGCTTAATCCTTATTGGAGAAACTGGAAAGGTAACAACTATCACATGAAACAACCTCTTACATTTATAGGCATGTGTATTATTTCCTATTTCAAACCCAGTATTAGTGGCTCACCTAAGATTTACCTAAGATCACAAAAGTAAATTTAGGTACACTCACCTTGCAGATACATCTCTTCTCCCTCTGTGAACATCTGATTGCACCTGCTGCATCTCGCACAGCTGGGGTGGTAGTGTTTATCTCCTGCCTGAAAAATACAGAGCACAAaactcaaaacacaaaactcaaaaaaaaaagacttgactTCACATGGAAATGAAGATCAATGGAGCCTACAGAAAGCCAAGCTGAGACTTCCAGGCTATAAAGCCAGGTGCTCCACCTGCTTCCTGTTACATTTCTTCCTCCTTCCAAGATCCAGGTTACTCTTAATGTATCACACTTCCTTTAAAGGGGATGATTAATATTACTTTACTTACTGCACTCAAGCATGATGACCCACAAAAATGCTGACTTTGTTCAAAATGTGACCTCCACGACATCCACCCACTTGACGGTCAACCTGCCTTTCAAAAACCCACTTTGAGCGAACCTACAAAACGCAACGCAACAAAAAGATAGGATAGCTGGAGAGTCTAAATTTCCTTCCACTCAGATGTGGCACTTTGCATGCAAAGTGCTCCATTATAA
It contains:
- the ablim1 gene encoding actin-binding LIM protein 1 isoform X10, with the translated sequence MFTEGEEMYLQGSTVWHPGCKNTTRTEERHRERPTRSSSESICSRPGSSIPGSPGHTIYAKVDNEILDYRDLAAIPKVKAIYDIERPDLITYEPMYTTALDEKDERRECVGELHSARRERSPMPDDKSSRNMSPTPSAESFYDRRDRILQRSTSQGSIGSPVYNRHGYTPTLSRSPQHFHRPEALTGMQKLCSSLCSNSVGSRNSDSRPTSPFRHHFLPHSQGPDPPSGRSSPLPLRPDSRPVTPPLSQTPKHFHVPDQGINIYRKPPIYKLHGSEGRRRSREEEEEEALKRKQLQEEHLSKIQSGLGKLILKEEMEKEQIRERHARSLSAQRYDPKMNNCDADPTSPAKTNSLPGYGRNGLHRPQSTDFTQYNSYGDMCGGGREFQHIKDGRAALARMDRGVSMPNMLEPKVYPYEMLMITSRGRAKLPRDVDRTRLERHLAPETFFEIFGMEIQEFDRLPLWKRNDMKKKAKLF